One window from the genome of Esox lucius isolate fEsoLuc1 chromosome 23, fEsoLuc1.pri, whole genome shotgun sequence encodes:
- the rhno1 gene encoding RAD9, HUS1, RAD1-interacting nuclear orphan protein 1, translating to MPRKTRTKSLLSHKPSLQFVEPPLDGARYHHVPEVRGALNPKSFLFDEQQQSSTASSSWVTPQFEQLPPSVPRGRRGRKTCISASNILDRSSQLLRKSSVCKFPSLSFERRSSAQPLRRKRADVKNAFEFAVRGPQSVQVHEIGSLSNQLDTKTPKLRTSLRERTTDRRRLSEVTPEGEASTSGRCVEFLTTPGNVARPTKSPAICTAVTPVSATNTPDKDNVFSPPDVETPELHHNGSSSSFLRFLLPPSQPPSPPHCLILAADTPERDYGVKVTWRRRKGLMRLLRDRGNLSNAEALFSIQ from the exons ATGCCCCGTAAGACAAGAACAAAATCTTTGCTGTCACATAAGCCTTCACTGCAATTTGTTGAGCCACCACTTGATGGAGCCAGATACCACCACGTGCCTGAAGTGAGAGGTGCACTCAATCCCAAGTCTTTTCTGTTTGATGAGCAACAACAGAGCAGCACAGCCTCTAGTTCTTGG GTGACTCCGCAGTTTGAACAACTACCACCCTCTGTACCtcgagggaggagaggaaggaagacgTGCATCTCTGCATCCAACATTCTTGACAGGAGTTCTCAATTACTTCGAAAAAGTAGTGTTTGCAAGTTCCCGTCTTTGTCCTTTGAGAGGAGGTCATCAGCCCAACCTCTCCGCCGAAAGCGTGCCGATGTAAAGAACGCTTTTGAATTTGCTGTTAGGGGCCCGCAGAGCGTGCAAGTGCATGAGATTGGTTCTCTTAGTAACCAACTTGACACGAAAACCCCAAAACTGAGAACTTCCCTCAGGGAAAGGACGACCGACAGGAGACGATTGTCAGAGGTCACACCTGAAGGTGAAGCATCAACAAGCGGTAGATGTGTGGAGTTCCTTACAACACCAGGCAATGTTGCCAGACCTACCAAATCCCCAGCAATTTGCACTGCTGTGACTCCTGTTTCAGCAACAAACACCCCAGACAAAGACAATGTCTTCTCCCCACCTGATGTAGAGACTCCAGAGTTACACCATAATGGTAGTTCTTCCTCTTTTCTTCGCTTTCTGTTGCCTCCATCACAGCCACCAAGTCCTCCGCACTGCCTGATTTTAGCAGCGGACACCCCAGAGAGGGACTATGGAGTCAAGGTAACTTGGCGAAGAAGGAAAGGGCTGATGAGGTTGCTGAGGGATCGAGGGAATCTTTCCAATGCAGAGGCATTGTTTAGCATCCAATGA
- the foxm1 gene encoding forkhead box protein M1 isoform X3 translates to MRPSPRRPLILKRRKLPFQLNEPTLDGSIDEPDGLQRKEASKTLGGQCFPDGIRVMDHPTMPDTQVVVIPKTADLQSVIGALSAKGKECGPKGPTKFILLSGGTCIEDVSSSFCQTTNTEGQSSGRMNRELDCCPLDDSLTNIQWLGRMTSDGLGSDADKNTASKENHDACQKIIQSSEQMEAPRVVKDPLSERPPYSYMAMIQFAINSKKNRRMTLKEIYTWIEDHFPYFRKVAKPGWKNSIRHNLSLHDMFIRETVQDGKISYWTIRPEANRCLTLDQVYKTECDPTSISPKSMQVFDQHQQKRVVPEVKKTSVHISERKMKPLLPRADSYLVPIHLPLNQSLFLSSSAHFPLSAPQQKASSTGGGKRVRIAPKVTRGVSTVPPNAPPIKEEQMCVSLTSVTPRAVLTDARREVRSSRRKQRLVLPSNEEPLLLLPDSTFFDSGLASDGSAFQDTREGELDPRPEHDSPCREHSFKTPIKSSHPASSTPSKPPTVPPWRVTPLGKERDSLLDFSPIRTPGPSVTPQRHEHTPFSFSSTPFKELPLFNSPRELLTSARSVSTAAPTGTYSPGTERPLGCSRELQVGGSFAANRSLTEGLVLDTMNDSLSKILVDISFSGMEDDDLGIGNISWSQLIPELK, encoded by the exons ATGAGACCTAGCCCGAGAAGGCCATTGATCCTAAAGAGGAGAAAGTTGCCTTTCCAGCTCAACGAACCGACACTTGATGGCTCAATTGATGAGCCAGATGGATTACAGCGCAAGGAAGCATCCAAAACCTTAGGAGGCCAGTGCTTCCCTGATGGCATCCGTGTAATGGACCACCCCACTATGCCTGACACCCAAGTGGTTGTCATCCCCAAAACTGCAGATCTTCAGAGTGTTATTGGGGCCCTCTCTGCAAAGGGGAAGGAGTGTGGCCCTAAGGGTCCAACCAAATTCATTCTTCTAAGTGGTGGCACCTGTATTGAGGATGTTTCAAGTTCTTTCTGTCAAACAACAAATACGGAAGGTCAGAGCTCTGGTAGGA tGAACAGGGAACTTGATTGCTGTCCTCTAGATGACAGTCTTACTAACATCCAATGGCTTGGGAGGATGACTTCAGATGGTCTGGGATCAGATGCTGATAAGAACACTGCCAGCAAGGAGAACCATGATGCCTGCCAAAAGATTATTCAG TCAAGTGAGCAAATGGAAGCACCTAGGGTTGTGAAAGACCCCTTGTCAGAAAGACCACCCTACTCATACATGGCAATGATTCAGTTTGCCATTAACAGTAAGAAGAACAGGAGGATGACTTTGAAAGAAATCTATACATGGATTGAGGACCACTTTCCATATTTCAGAAAAGTAGCCAAACCAGGCTGGAAG AATTCCATCCGCCACAATCTCTCACTGCATGACATGTTTATACGTGAGACTGTACAAGATGGCAAAATCTCTTACTGGACCATCCGCCCAGAGGCCAATCGCTGCCTTACTCTTGATCAGGTTTACAAG ACTGAGTGTGATCCAACTTCAATCTCGCCTAAGTCCATGCAGGTCTTTGACCAACAC CAGCAGAAGAGAGTTGTTCCTGAAGTCAAGAAGACATCTGTCCATATCTCCG AGAGGAAGATGAAGCCCCTTCTTCCTCGTGCAGACTCCTACCTGGTCCCCATCCACCTGCCCCTTAACCAGTCACTTTTCCTGTCTTCGTCCGCACATTTCCCACTTTCTGCGCCCCAACAGAAAGCCAGCTCCACAGGAGGGGGCAAGAGGGTCCGTATCGCTCCCAAG GTTACACGTGGCGTCTCCACCGTGCCACCGAATGCTCCTCCCATTAAGGAAGAGCAGATGTGTGTGTCCCTGACCTCCGTTACGCCGAGGGCTGTTCTGACCGACGCCAGGAGGGAAGTCCGCAGTTCCCGCCGCAAGCAGCGTCTTGTCCTACCTTCCAACGAGGAGCCTCTACTCCTGCTCCCCGACAGCACCTTCTTCGACTCGGGCCTGGCTTCCGACGGCTCTGCATTTCAGGACACCCGGGAGGGTGAGCTCGACCCCCGTCCAGAGCACGACAGTCCCTGCAGGGAGCACTCATTCAAGACCCCCATTAAGAGCAGCCATCCAGCCTCCTCCACCCCCAGTAAGCCGCCCACCGTGCCGCCCTGGAGGGTGACGCCTCTGGGtaaggagagagacagcctGCTGGACTTCAGTCCTATCCGCACCCCCGGTCCCAGCGTCACCCCACAGCGCCATGAACACACACCCTTCAGTTTCAGTAGTACTCCCTTCAAGGAGCTGCCCTTGTTCAACTCCCCTCGCGAGCTGCTCACCTCAGCACGCTCCGTCTCCACGGCTGCCCCCACCGGCACCTACTCCCCCGGGACAGAGCGTCCGTTGGGCTGCTCCAGGGAGCTCCAGGTCGGTGGTTCCTTCGCAGCCAATCGCTCCCTAACAGAAGGCCTGGTCCTGGACACCATGAACGACAGCCTGAGCAAAATCTTAGTTGATATCAGCTTCTCTGGCATGGAGGATGATGATCTGGGTATCGGGAACATCAGTTGGTCTCAGCTCATACCCGAACTCAAGTAG
- the foxm1 gene encoding forkhead box protein M1 isoform X1: MALLTRPEKATTDQQGDTKALTTIKPLNRELDCCPLDDSLTNIQWLGRMTSDGLGSDADKNTASKENHDACQKIIQSSEQMEAPRVVKDPLSERPPYSYMAMIQFAINSKKNRRMTLKEIYTWIEDHFPYFRKVAKPGWKNSIRHNLSLHDMFIRETVQDGKISYWTIRPEANRCLTLDQVYKTECDPTSISPKSMQVFDQHQQKRVVPEVKKTSVHISERKMKPLLPRADSYLVPIHLPLNQSLFLSSSAHFPLSAPQQKASSTGGGKRVRIAPKVTRGVSTVPPNAPPIKEEQMCVSLTSVTPRAVLTDARREVRSSRRKQRLVLPSNEEPLLLLPDSTFFDSGLASDGSAFQDTREGELDPRPEHDSPCREHSFKTPIKSSHPASSTPSKPPTVPPWRVTPLGKERDSLLDFSPIRTPGPSVTPQRHEHTPFSFSSTPFKELPLFNSPRELLTSARSVSTAAPTGTYSPGTERPLGCSRELQVGGSFAANRSLTEGLVLDTMNDSLSKILVDISFSGMEDDDLGIGNISWSQLIPELK; encoded by the exons ATGGCTCTGCTTACACGACCAGAGAAGGCAACAACGGACCAGCAAGGAGATACTAAGGCTTTGACTACAATCAAGCCAT tGAACAGGGAACTTGATTGCTGTCCTCTAGATGACAGTCTTACTAACATCCAATGGCTTGGGAGGATGACTTCAGATGGTCTGGGATCAGATGCTGATAAGAACACTGCCAGCAAGGAGAACCATGATGCCTGCCAAAAGATTATTCAG TCAAGTGAGCAAATGGAAGCACCTAGGGTTGTGAAAGACCCCTTGTCAGAAAGACCACCCTACTCATACATGGCAATGATTCAGTTTGCCATTAACAGTAAGAAGAACAGGAGGATGACTTTGAAAGAAATCTATACATGGATTGAGGACCACTTTCCATATTTCAGAAAAGTAGCCAAACCAGGCTGGAAG AATTCCATCCGCCACAATCTCTCACTGCATGACATGTTTATACGTGAGACTGTACAAGATGGCAAAATCTCTTACTGGACCATCCGCCCAGAGGCCAATCGCTGCCTTACTCTTGATCAGGTTTACAAG ACTGAGTGTGATCCAACTTCAATCTCGCCTAAGTCCATGCAGGTCTTTGACCAACAC CAGCAGAAGAGAGTTGTTCCTGAAGTCAAGAAGACATCTGTCCATATCTCCG AGAGGAAGATGAAGCCCCTTCTTCCTCGTGCAGACTCCTACCTGGTCCCCATCCACCTGCCCCTTAACCAGTCACTTTTCCTGTCTTCGTCCGCACATTTCCCACTTTCTGCGCCCCAACAGAAAGCCAGCTCCACAGGAGGGGGCAAGAGGGTCCGTATCGCTCCCAAG GTTACACGTGGCGTCTCCACCGTGCCACCGAATGCTCCTCCCATTAAGGAAGAGCAGATGTGTGTGTCCCTGACCTCCGTTACGCCGAGGGCTGTTCTGACCGACGCCAGGAGGGAAGTCCGCAGTTCCCGCCGCAAGCAGCGTCTTGTCCTACCTTCCAACGAGGAGCCTCTACTCCTGCTCCCCGACAGCACCTTCTTCGACTCGGGCCTGGCTTCCGACGGCTCTGCATTTCAGGACACCCGGGAGGGTGAGCTCGACCCCCGTCCAGAGCACGACAGTCCCTGCAGGGAGCACTCATTCAAGACCCCCATTAAGAGCAGCCATCCAGCCTCCTCCACCCCCAGTAAGCCGCCCACCGTGCCGCCCTGGAGGGTGACGCCTCTGGGtaaggagagagacagcctGCTGGACTTCAGTCCTATCCGCACCCCCGGTCCCAGCGTCACCCCACAGCGCCATGAACACACACCCTTCAGTTTCAGTAGTACTCCCTTCAAGGAGCTGCCCTTGTTCAACTCCCCTCGCGAGCTGCTCACCTCAGCACGCTCCGTCTCCACGGCTGCCCCCACCGGCACCTACTCCCCCGGGACAGAGCGTCCGTTGGGCTGCTCCAGGGAGCTCCAGGTCGGTGGTTCCTTCGCAGCCAATCGCTCCCTAACAGAAGGCCTGGTCCTGGACACCATGAACGACAGCCTGAGCAAAATCTTAGTTGATATCAGCTTCTCTGGCATGGAGGATGATGATCTGGGTATCGGGAACATCAGTTGGTCTCAGCTCATACCCGAACTCAAGTAG
- the foxm1 gene encoding forkhead box protein M1 isoform X2, translated as MALLTRPEKATTDQQGDTKALTTIKPLNRELDCCPLDDSLTNIQWLGRMTSDGLGSDADKNTASKENHDACQKIIQSSEQMEAPRVVKDPLSERPPYSYMAMIQFAINSKKNRRMTLKEIYTWIEDHFPYFRKVAKPGWKNSIRHNLSLHDMFIRETVQDGKISYWTIRPEANRCLTLDQVYKTECDPTSISPKSMQVFDQHQKRVVPEVKKTSVHISERKMKPLLPRADSYLVPIHLPLNQSLFLSSSAHFPLSAPQQKASSTGGGKRVRIAPKVTRGVSTVPPNAPPIKEEQMCVSLTSVTPRAVLTDARREVRSSRRKQRLVLPSNEEPLLLLPDSTFFDSGLASDGSAFQDTREGELDPRPEHDSPCREHSFKTPIKSSHPASSTPSKPPTVPPWRVTPLGKERDSLLDFSPIRTPGPSVTPQRHEHTPFSFSSTPFKELPLFNSPRELLTSARSVSTAAPTGTYSPGTERPLGCSRELQVGGSFAANRSLTEGLVLDTMNDSLSKILVDISFSGMEDDDLGIGNISWSQLIPELK; from the exons ATGGCTCTGCTTACACGACCAGAGAAGGCAACAACGGACCAGCAAGGAGATACTAAGGCTTTGACTACAATCAAGCCAT tGAACAGGGAACTTGATTGCTGTCCTCTAGATGACAGTCTTACTAACATCCAATGGCTTGGGAGGATGACTTCAGATGGTCTGGGATCAGATGCTGATAAGAACACTGCCAGCAAGGAGAACCATGATGCCTGCCAAAAGATTATTCAG TCAAGTGAGCAAATGGAAGCACCTAGGGTTGTGAAAGACCCCTTGTCAGAAAGACCACCCTACTCATACATGGCAATGATTCAGTTTGCCATTAACAGTAAGAAGAACAGGAGGATGACTTTGAAAGAAATCTATACATGGATTGAGGACCACTTTCCATATTTCAGAAAAGTAGCCAAACCAGGCTGGAAG AATTCCATCCGCCACAATCTCTCACTGCATGACATGTTTATACGTGAGACTGTACAAGATGGCAAAATCTCTTACTGGACCATCCGCCCAGAGGCCAATCGCTGCCTTACTCTTGATCAGGTTTACAAG ACTGAGTGTGATCCAACTTCAATCTCGCCTAAGTCCATGCAGGTCTTTGACCAACAC CAGAAGAGAGTTGTTCCTGAAGTCAAGAAGACATCTGTCCATATCTCCG AGAGGAAGATGAAGCCCCTTCTTCCTCGTGCAGACTCCTACCTGGTCCCCATCCACCTGCCCCTTAACCAGTCACTTTTCCTGTCTTCGTCCGCACATTTCCCACTTTCTGCGCCCCAACAGAAAGCCAGCTCCACAGGAGGGGGCAAGAGGGTCCGTATCGCTCCCAAG GTTACACGTGGCGTCTCCACCGTGCCACCGAATGCTCCTCCCATTAAGGAAGAGCAGATGTGTGTGTCCCTGACCTCCGTTACGCCGAGGGCTGTTCTGACCGACGCCAGGAGGGAAGTCCGCAGTTCCCGCCGCAAGCAGCGTCTTGTCCTACCTTCCAACGAGGAGCCTCTACTCCTGCTCCCCGACAGCACCTTCTTCGACTCGGGCCTGGCTTCCGACGGCTCTGCATTTCAGGACACCCGGGAGGGTGAGCTCGACCCCCGTCCAGAGCACGACAGTCCCTGCAGGGAGCACTCATTCAAGACCCCCATTAAGAGCAGCCATCCAGCCTCCTCCACCCCCAGTAAGCCGCCCACCGTGCCGCCCTGGAGGGTGACGCCTCTGGGtaaggagagagacagcctGCTGGACTTCAGTCCTATCCGCACCCCCGGTCCCAGCGTCACCCCACAGCGCCATGAACACACACCCTTCAGTTTCAGTAGTACTCCCTTCAAGGAGCTGCCCTTGTTCAACTCCCCTCGCGAGCTGCTCACCTCAGCACGCTCCGTCTCCACGGCTGCCCCCACCGGCACCTACTCCCCCGGGACAGAGCGTCCGTTGGGCTGCTCCAGGGAGCTCCAGGTCGGTGGTTCCTTCGCAGCCAATCGCTCCCTAACAGAAGGCCTGGTCCTGGACACCATGAACGACAGCCTGAGCAAAATCTTAGTTGATATCAGCTTCTCTGGCATGGAGGATGATGATCTGGGTATCGGGAACATCAGTTGGTCTCAGCTCATACCCGAACTCAAGTAG
- the si:ch73-352p4.8 gene encoding cystine/glutamate transporter: MGMDKVQAKKEGGEIKDKKEGEVIHLRRTIGLLPAVSLVIGTVVGSGIFIAPKGVLMNSGSVGLSLVVWALCGVLSTFGALCYAELGTTFKKSGGHYIYLLETLGPLPAFLRLWAEYLFIRPAVASYVALAFGRYVVEPFFIPCAPPPVLIKLVSILGVTFVVAINCWSVTVASRTQVTLTFIKMFALILIIVPGIIALARGQTENFQNGFEIDTLTLDKLPLAFYSGLYAYGGWFYLNFVTEEVINPNRNIPLAIIVSMVTVTVCYVLVNVAYYTMMTAEELLVSDAVAVTFASHALHGLAPVIPVLVAVSCLGALNGGFFGSPRMLFVGAREGHWPVIFSMIHVRRRTPLPAVLLLYPLVVVMLVRGEIFQLISFASFSRWLFIALATMGMVIHRYRFPLHPRPFKVPLAIAVTFTVVCFFIVGLSLYSDPWNTGGSCALTLSGVPVYYLTVHRSRLPASWMKVSNYCNKQLQILLEVAQQEVQTY; the protein is encoded by the exons ATGGGCATGGATAAAGTTCAGGCGAAGAAAGAGGGGGGTGAGATCAAGGACAAGAAAGAAGGTGAAGTGATCCACCTGAGAAGGACAATAGGTTTGCTTCCTGCAGTCAGCTTAGTCATTGGGACTGTAGTGGGCAGCGGCATTTTCATCGCACCTAAAGGTGTCCTGATGAACAGCGGTAGCGTGGGGCTGTCACTGGTGGTGTGGGCGCTGTGCGGAGTCCTCTCAACCTTCG GGGCCCTGTGCTATGCTGAGCTGGGAACCACTTTCAAAAAGTCAGGTGGCCATTACATCTATCTTCTGGAGACCTTAGGGCCCTTGCCTGCTTTCCTGCGACTTTGGGCGGAGTATTTATTCATCAG GCCAGCCGTAGCGTCCTATGTGGCGCTGGCGTTTGGACGCTATGTGGTGGAACCGTTCTTCATACCCTGTGCTCCTCCCCCTGTTCTGATTAAACTCGTCAGCATCCTTGGTGTGA CATTTGTGGTGGCAATAAACTGCTGGAGTGTGACCGTGGCTTCTCGTACCCAGGTCACTTTGACGTTCATCAAGATGTTTGCCCTGATCCTAATCATCGTTCCTGGCATCATTGCGTTAGCCAGAG GACAAACGGAGAACTTCCAGAATGGCTTTGAGATTGATACACTTACTCTGGATAAGTTACCATTGGCCTTCTATTCTGGTTTATATGCATATGGAGGATG GTTTTATCTTAATTTTGTCACAGAGGAGGTCATTAACCCAAATAG AAACATTCCTCTGGCAATCATCGTGTCTATGGTAACAGTAACTGTGTGCTACGTGCTTGTCAACGTTGCCTATTACACCATGATGACGGCAGAAGAGCTTCTTGTGTCGGACGCTGTGGCTGTG ACGTTTGCCAGTCATGCTCTTCACGGCTTGGCCCCTGTGATTCCCGTACTGGTAGCTGTATCCTGTCTCGGGGCACTGAATGGTGGCTTCTTTGGATCACCCAG gatgctgtttgtgggtGCCAGGGAAGGACACTGGCCAGTCATCTTCTCAATGATCCATGTTCGTAGAAGAACACCTCTGCCTGCTGTGCTGTTGCTG TATCCCTTGGTGGTAGTGATGTTGGTTAGAGGAGAGATCTTCCAGCTGATCAGCTTTGCATCATTCTCTCGGTGGCTCTTCATTGCCTTAGCTACCATGGGAATGGTAATCCATCGCTACCGGTTTCCCCTACACCCAAGACCCTTCAAG GTGCCACTGGCCATCGCAGTCACCTTCACGGTGGTGTGCTTCTTCATTGTCGGGTTGTCCTTGTACTCAGACCCCTGGAACACTGGGGGCAGCTGTGCCCTAACCCTGTCCGGAGTCCCCGTGTACTACCTGACTGTGCATCGCTCCCGCCTGCCCGCTTCATGGATGAAGGTCTCCA ACTACTGCAATAAGCAGCTGCAGATTCTGCTGGAGGTGGCTCAGCAGGAAGTTCAGACCTACTGA
- the pex26 gene encoding peroxisome assembly protein 26 (The RefSeq protein has 1 substitution compared to this genomic sequence) yields MRSNSSPSLTHTRSFVSVRQSLPLSSKLALTLSLLDSAAEQLMVLRDFRSAFNTCESGLESLRNADQEDSRYGELKMSLSVVGIQALAELNQWHGVLPWILHNYECPEKIPAKIMQMCLLLYTKVGEQAAMQEAGNVWLHFPSNRRLTGYGTVAELYLLHILVPLGHTKEARELIFEEVGSVAFAEDQKQTALDIVENKENLSQQQPANPSPDPSEVVVVGLATPQGAVIGSVEAMLRLLYRGLSVASTGTLHLRRFFLAVVILYILFVRMDTAHPSSFPWISRLIQVLNQMRDALFSP; encoded by the exons ATGAGGTCCAATTCGTCTCCCTCATTGACTCACACTCGCAGTTTTGTCTCGGTCCGCCAAAGCCTTCCGTTGAGTTCTAAACTAGCACTAACACTTAGCCTTTTGGACTCAGCTGCCGAGCAATTAATGGTCCTGAGGGATTTCCGATCTGCTTTCAACACATGTGAGAGTGGTCTGGAGAGTCTTCGCAATGCAGACCAAGAAGACAGCAG GTATGGAGAACTGAAAATGTCACTTAGCGTTGTGGGAATACAAGCATTGGCAGAACTCAATCAGTGGCATGGAGTCTTACCATGGATTCTCCACAATTATGAGTGCCCTGAGAAAATACCTGCCAAAATAATGCAGATGTG CTTACTCCTTTACACAAAAGTTGGTGAGCAAGCTGCGATGCAGGAGGCAGGCAATGTTTGGCTGCACTTCCCATCCAACAGGAGACTGACAGGATATGGGACTGTAGCAGAGCTGTATCTATTGCATATTTTAGTGCCTTTAGGTCATACGAAAGAGGCACGGGAGTTGATTTTCGAAGAAGTCGGAAGCGTTGCGTTTGCTGAGGACCAGAAGCAGACAGCACTCGATATCGTGGAGAATAAAGAAAACCTCAGTCAACAACAACCTGCAAACCCTAGCCCTGACCCCAGTGAGGTGGTGGTTGTTGGACTCGCCACACCACAAG GTGCTGTGATTGGTAGTGTTGAGGCCATGCTAAGGCTTTTGTACCGAGGACTGTCCGTAGCCAGCACCGGAACACTCCATCTTCGAAGGTTCTTTCTAGCTGTGGTCATTCTCTACATCCTGTTTGTCCGGATGGatacag CTCATCCTTCGTCTT